Proteins found in one Xenopus laevis strain J_2021 chromosome 1L, Xenopus_laevis_v10.1, whole genome shotgun sequence genomic segment:
- the LOC121400928 gene encoding olfactory receptor 5V1-like: protein MPFPNENQTVLRSFYILGFKNMEEKRILLFMLLLSIYLLTLSGNMLIIIITKSDTILENPMFCLLGNLSMLDICYISATVPHMLVILASRQNRISFDGCLAQLFSVIFLESVECFLLAIMAYDRYAAICKPLHYILIMSREFCYSLLSWAIIASILHSLLHTLLIVRLPFCDDEINHLFCDIPPLLKLSCTDTSLNEMVLFAVSGVFVGLGPLLFIFLSYIYIVCTVCKMASESGRKKTFSTCASHLIIVSVFYGTGSFTYIRPKTSYSLERDKLLSLFYNIVTPLANPIVYSLRNTELRTALRKLFRRRICQS from the coding sequence ATGCCATTTCCGAATGAAAACCAGACTGTGTTGAGGAGTTTCTACATTTTGGGATTTAAAAACATGGAAGAAAAGAGAATTTTATTGTTTATGCTACTACTGAGTATTTATTTGCTGACGTTATCTGGCAATATGCTCATAATTATTATAACCAAGTCCGACACCATCCTAGAAAACCCAATGTTCTGTCTTCTGGGAAACTTATCAATGCTGGACATTTGTTATATTTCAGCCACTGTACCACATATGTTGGTTATTTTGGCGTCACGGCAAAACAGAATTTCATTTGATGGCTGTTTAGCACAACTTTTTTCTGTCATTTTCCTGGAGAGTGTTGAATGTTTTTTACTGGCCATCATGGCATATGACCGCTATGCAGCTATTTGCAAACCCTTGCACTACATTCTCATCATGAGCAGAGAATTCTGCTACAGTTTACTTTCCTGGGCAATAATTGCGAGTATTCTGCACTCACTACTTCATACATTACTCATTGTGCGTTTACCATTCTGTGATGATGAAATTAACCATTTGTTTTGTGATATCCCACCTCTTCTGAAACTCTCATGTACTGATACCTCTCTAAATGAGATGGTATTGTTTGCAGTCAGTGGGGTATTTGTGGGACTTGGTCCActtctctttatttttctctCATATATCTATATTGTTTGTACAGTTTGTAAAATGGCATCTGAATCAGGAAGAAAGAAGACGTTCTCCACCTGTGCGTCTCATCTTATCATAGTGTCTGTATTCTATGGAACTGGAAGTTTTACCTACATTAGACCAAAGACCAGCTACTCCCTGGAAAGGGACAAATTGCTCTCATTATTCTATAATATAGTCACGCCTCTGGCAAATCCCATAGTGTATAGCCTACGGAATACTGAATTACGGACAGCTCTCAGAAAGTTATTTAGAAGACGGATATGCCAGAGTTAG